From Sulfuracidifex tepidarius, one genomic window encodes:
- the trxB gene encoding thioredoxin-disulfide reductase codes for MSLLPKSSNVKPGEKFDVIIVGLGPAAYSAALYSARYIMKTLVIGETPGGQLTEAADVDDYLGLINLPAQKMIETFNQHIERYNVPVLIDTVDSIKKEGDEFIVKTKRKGEYKASSVIVAIGVKRRKLNVPGEDKFTGRGVSYCSVCDAPLFKNRPVVIVGGGDSALEGAELLSRYATKVYLVHRRDEFRGQPYYVEIIKQKPNVEIILNSTVTEIRGEKIVNKAVVKNLKTGETRELDVNGVFVEIGFEPPIEFARTNGIETDERGYIKVDEWMRTNVKGMFAAGDCTGLWMGFRQVITATAQGAVASHAVYTYLNEKKGKK; via the coding sequence ATGAGCTTACTACCAAAATCGTCAAATGTAAAACCAGGAGAGAAATTTGACGTTATAATAGTTGGATTAGGTCCCGCAGCTTACAGTGCTGCTCTATACTCAGCAAGGTATATCATGAAGACTCTCGTCATAGGTGAAACCCCTGGAGGACAGCTAACTGAAGCAGCTGACGTTGATGACTACTTAGGACTAATAAACTTACCAGCCCAAAAGATGATTGAGACGTTCAATCAGCACATAGAGAGGTACAACGTACCAGTCTTAATCGATACAGTTGACTCAATAAAGAAAGAGGGAGATGAGTTCATAGTGAAGACAAAAAGGAAGGGGGAGTATAAGGCTTCCTCCGTAATCGTTGCGATCGGCGTAAAGAGGAGAAAGCTTAACGTGCCAGGAGAGGACAAGTTCACGGGTAGGGGAGTTTCATATTGCTCAGTTTGCGATGCTCCCCTATTCAAGAATAGGCCAGTGGTTATAGTAGGAGGAGGAGATTCCGCTCTAGAGGGAGCCGAACTTCTCTCAAGATACGCTACTAAAGTATATTTAGTACATAGAAGAGATGAATTCAGAGGTCAGCCGTATTATGTAGAGATAATAAAACAGAAGCCCAATGTCGAAATCATCCTTAACTCTACGGTCACCGAAATAAGAGGAGAGAAGATAGTCAATAAAGCCGTAGTTAAGAACCTGAAGACCGGTGAAACAAGAGAGCTCGACGTGAACGGAGTATTCGTGGAGATAGGTTTCGAGCCACCGATAGAGTTCGCCAGAACCAACGGAATAGAGACTGACGAGAGAGGATACATAAAAGTCGACGAATGGATGAGGACTAACGTTAAGGGAATGTTTGCAGCCGGCGACTGTACTGGACTCTGGATGGGATTCAGACAAGTGATAACAGCAACCGCACAGGGAGCTGTAGCGTCTCACGCAGTGTACACTTACTTGAACGAAAAGAAGGGAAAGAAATGA
- a CDS encoding inositol monophosphatase family protein, with translation MTDLREILLSLSKELFSYMNEIRRDPDSSRIVGYHAGDTSRIADREIETFISQYFSKSGLKVKMVTEESGIIDPGNAEYIAVVDPLDGSSNFVMGIPWYSVSIAMFDADSSSLRESKAGIVANLTTGKTYSYDEEKAYVEGKTPVDSPNTVLAYYDIDQIDEAVEIMSKVKRPFKVRTLGSASLDMSLVCEGMASLYFDIRTKLRNVDIAASTNFCTRMGYRVVDDEENPINATISDVVRIKNWVIVTKKE, from the coding sequence ATGACTGATTTAAGGGAGATCCTTTTATCCCTTTCTAAAGAGCTCTTCTCATACATGAATGAGATCAGAAGGGATCCTGACTCGTCTAGGATTGTTGGTTACCACGCTGGAGATACAAGTAGAATAGCTGACAGGGAAATAGAGACTTTCATATCACAATACTTCAGTAAGAGCGGGCTCAAAGTGAAAATGGTTACAGAGGAATCAGGAATCATCGACCCAGGGAACGCAGAATACATAGCTGTAGTGGATCCGTTAGACGGAAGCAGTAACTTCGTCATGGGAATACCTTGGTATTCTGTATCTATAGCAATGTTTGACGCTGACTCTTCCTCTTTAAGAGAGTCTAAAGCTGGAATAGTAGCTAATCTAACGACGGGGAAAACTTACTCTTACGATGAGGAGAAGGCATATGTAGAAGGGAAGACTCCAGTCGATAGCCCAAACACAGTACTTGCATATTACGATATAGATCAGATAGATGAAGCAGTAGAGATCATGAGTAAGGTCAAGAGACCGTTTAAGGTGAGGACATTAGGCAGTGCGTCCCTTGACATGTCGCTAGTGTGTGAAGGAATGGCTTCACTTTACTTTGATATAAGAACTAAGCTGAGGAATGTTGACATAGCTGCTTCTACCAATTTCTGTACAAGAATGGGTTACCGTGTAGTTGATGATGAGGAAAATCCAATAAATGCCACAATCTCAGACGTAGTTAGAATAAAGAATTGGGTAATAGTTACAAAAAAGGAATAG